TCAATTTCATTCTCTCCGAAGAGCTCTCGAAGATCTTGAGCGTCCTCGTTCACTAGTCTTACATTATCTACATCTGCATCTAATACTTTTTTCAGAGCGCCAACTATTACACTTTTCACAAGCTCAATTCCTACAAAATTTATATCAGTGTGCTGTTTTCCCATACCTGCTATAAATTGCCCTTTTCCTGAGCCAATTTCCAGGTGTAAAGGCGCCTTCGGGTTCTTAAATAATTCGCTCCATTTACCTAACATTTTAAATGGTTCCTGGACAACTATATGATCATGCTCCCGCATATAATCATCGGCCCAGGGTTTATTCCTTAATCGCATAATTAGATTCCTCCTCTTATCGTTAAAATCGTACCATGAACAAGCTTCCAATTTAAAGTTTTTATTAAATACGGTGAATTTAGACGGATTTGTGCCTAATACCTCTTATGTTTAACCATGGGAGAGATATATAGCTAAAAAGAGTAAGTTCTTCTCCTAACTGATAAAAAATCCTTGAAACAGGGGGTTGGGTTGTAAACGCTTTCTCATATACCATTATATTTGTGTGATAATAACGGATATTGGAGTGATAATTAATTTATGAAATTGATGAACCAAGTAATTGATATGACAGTGGTGGCCACTTTCTCTGTAATGTTCGCTGGATACGCACTATTTGTATACCCTTTTGAAAAAATGAACGAGAAAATGAGCACTGAAGTCAAAGAGAAAAAACTAAAATATACACCTACGATTACTGAAGGTTAATATAAACATATAAATAAAAAACAAACCGTTGCTTTAACAGCAACGGTTTGTTTTTTGTTTATCTAATGAATCCCATCATGATTTTTAAATGATTTTATGTTTATCCATAATTTTCTTAAGCTTCTTTGTACGAATAGAAGCTTCGTCGTACTCTCCTCTCATCTGATGCCACTGAATAAAAGCGAGAGCCTGAGATATAGAATACCATATCATCCGCTCGAATAAATGCGTATCAGGATCGATTCCATACTCTTTTAACCAATGATGCCAGTTTTCTTCTGGTATATAGGAGAAGAGCATCATGCCTAAATCAAGAGCAGGATCTGCAACCATCGCATTATCCCAGTCGATCAGATAAAGCTGGTCATAAGAAGAGAGAAGCCAATTATTATGATTCGTATCACAGTGACAAACCACATGGAAGTCATGTATTACATCGTCCACTCTATATTCCAGAAATTGAATGGCCTGATGAATATTGAGTTTAGGTGCAACTTCGTCAAGAACCTGCTGATTCTCTTTTAGGTCCTTCAAAACCTCGTGAGGAGTCAGCGGGGTCTTTCCTAACCGCATCAGCATATCTAGAAGCTCCGTCGAGTGGTGAATTTTGCTTAACAGGGCGGCTACTCGAGGATGTTTCATTTCTTCCGGATTTAACTCGCGCCCTTCCAGCCACTCCTGGGCCGTGATTACATCCCCATTTTCTAACCGCTTGGTCCATACAAGCTTGGGTACAATTCCCTCGGCAGAAAGCACAGCAAGAAACGGAGACGAATTTCTTTTCAGAAATAAACGTTT
The Halobacillus halophilus DSM 2266 DNA segment above includes these coding regions:
- the trmB gene encoding tRNA (guanosine(46)-N7)-methyltransferase TrmB, coding for MRLRNKPWADDYMREHDHIVVQEPFKMLGKWSELFKNPKAPLHLEIGSGKGQFIAGMGKQHTDINFVGIELVKSVIVGALKKVLDADVDNVRLVNEDAQDLRELFGENEIDHIYLNFSDPWPKNRHEKRRLTYHTFLDQYKKVLVPGGEITLKTDNKGLFEYSLVSFSQYGMILEDVSVDLHADEDPLNVPTEYEEKFSAKGQPIYRCRARFN
- a CDS encoding phosphotransferase family protein gives rise to the protein MEHILGNDWTVTPAGGSTGEAYYAQTEGKRLFLKRNSSPFLAVLSAEGIVPKLVWTKRLENGDVITAQEWLEGRELNPEEMKHPRVAALLSKIHHSTELLDMLMRLGKTPLTPHEVLKDLKENQQVLDEVAPKLNIHQAIQFLEYRVDDVIHDFHVVCHCDTNHNNWLLSSYDQLYLIDWDNAMVADPALDLGMMLFSYIPEENWHHWLKEYGIDPDTHLFERMIWYSISQALAFIQWHQMRGEYDEASIRTKKLKKIMDKHKII